One genomic window of Microbacterium testaceum StLB037 includes the following:
- a CDS encoding DUF4118 domain-containing protein, which yields MRRGTLRVLLGMAPGVGKTYEMLEEGRRLAAEGRDVVIAVVETHGRAATAAQAEGLEVVPRRPVAHRGVALDEMDLAAVIARHPDLALVDELAHTNAPGSANDKRWTDVEELLDAGIDVITTVNVQHIASLNDVVEKITGVTQRETVPDAVVRAADQIEVVDLAPQSLRDRLSAGFVYPAERIDAALSNYFRLGNLTALRELALLWLADEVDSALQRYRTEHGIEGSWQARERVVVALTGGSEGETLLRRGARIAARSAGGELLAVHVSTQDGLRTSNPAALETQRALVEQLGGTYHQVVGDDVATALVDFARSVNASQLVIGVSRRGRLGAALTGPGIGNTVIRESGDIDVHIVNHARAGGRFALPRLTGPALSMKRRILGFVTALVGGPIISLLLLATGSDDSITTDVLSYQLLVVIVALIGGIWPAVFAAVLSGLTLDFLFIAPLHTVTISDPVHAIALVLYVVIAMLVSVVVDQAARRARAARRASAEAELLATVAGSVLRGEVAVPALVSRAREAFGLAGVRLIAADGRVLATDGEPVRDDRRTTVPVGDGRATLELHGGDLDAGARRLLDVVVAQLAAALERADLAETAAEAGALAETDQVRSALLSAVSHDLRRPLASAVAALGGLRAAGDHLSEDDRRELIETADESLATLSVLVTDLLDVSRVQAGVLAVSLAPVDAADVVIAALDELDLGPDEVELALDPDLPSLRADAVLLQRVLVNVLANAQRYTPEGVRVRIATSRLGGIAEIRVIDHGPGIAVERRDDMFSPFQRLGDTDNTAGLGLGLALSRGFAEGMGGTLVPEDTPGGGLTMVVTLPVAEGGAEAVASGIREDAP from the coding sequence GTGAGGCGCGGCACGCTGCGCGTCCTGCTCGGTATGGCCCCGGGCGTCGGCAAGACGTACGAGATGCTCGAGGAGGGCCGCCGACTCGCCGCCGAAGGCCGCGACGTCGTCATCGCGGTCGTCGAGACCCACGGACGGGCCGCCACCGCGGCGCAGGCCGAGGGTCTCGAGGTCGTCCCTCGTCGGCCGGTCGCCCACCGCGGGGTCGCGCTCGACGAGATGGATCTCGCGGCGGTGATCGCGCGGCATCCGGATCTCGCCCTCGTCGACGAGCTCGCCCACACCAACGCGCCCGGCTCCGCGAACGACAAGCGCTGGACCGACGTCGAAGAGCTCCTCGACGCCGGGATCGATGTCATCACGACGGTCAACGTGCAGCACATCGCCTCGCTCAACGACGTCGTCGAGAAGATCACCGGCGTGACGCAGAGGGAGACGGTACCGGATGCCGTCGTCCGCGCGGCCGACCAGATCGAGGTCGTCGACCTCGCGCCGCAGTCACTGCGGGACCGCCTGTCCGCCGGGTTCGTCTACCCCGCAGAGCGGATCGACGCCGCCCTGTCGAACTACTTCCGCCTCGGCAACCTCACCGCGCTGCGCGAACTCGCCCTGCTGTGGCTCGCCGACGAGGTCGACTCGGCTCTCCAGCGGTATCGCACCGAGCACGGTATCGAGGGATCGTGGCAGGCCCGCGAGCGCGTCGTCGTCGCGCTGACGGGCGGGTCCGAGGGCGAGACGCTCCTCCGCCGCGGAGCCCGCATCGCCGCGCGCTCGGCCGGCGGCGAACTCCTCGCCGTGCACGTGTCCACGCAGGATGGGCTGCGCACGAGCAACCCGGCGGCTCTGGAGACCCAACGCGCCCTCGTCGAGCAGCTCGGCGGCACATACCACCAGGTCGTCGGCGACGACGTCGCCACCGCGCTCGTCGACTTCGCCCGCTCGGTCAACGCGTCGCAGCTCGTCATCGGCGTGAGCCGACGCGGACGCCTCGGGGCGGCCCTGACCGGCCCCGGCATCGGCAACACCGTCATCCGCGAGTCGGGTGACATCGACGTGCACATCGTCAACCACGCCCGGGCGGGCGGTCGCTTCGCGCTCCCGCGGCTCACCGGCCCGGCGCTGAGCATGAAGCGCCGGATCCTCGGTTTCGTCACGGCGCTCGTGGGCGGCCCGATCATCTCGCTGCTCCTGCTGGCGACCGGCTCCGACGACTCGATCACCACCGACGTGCTCAGTTACCAGCTGCTCGTCGTGATCGTCGCCCTGATCGGCGGCATCTGGCCCGCGGTCTTCGCGGCCGTCCTGTCGGGGCTCACCCTCGACTTCCTCTTCATCGCCCCGCTGCACACGGTGACGATCAGCGACCCGGTCCACGCGATCGCCCTCGTGCTCTACGTCGTGATCGCGATGCTCGTCAGCGTCGTCGTCGATCAGGCCGCTCGCCGCGCGCGCGCCGCGCGACGCGCCTCCGCCGAAGCCGAACTGCTCGCCACGGTCGCGGGAAGCGTGCTCCGCGGCGAGGTCGCCGTCCCCGCGCTCGTCAGCCGCGCGCGCGAGGCGTTCGGTCTCGCCGGCGTTCGGCTGATCGCCGCCGACGGACGCGTGCTCGCCACCGACGGCGAGCCGGTCCGGGACGACCGGCGCACCACGGTGCCGGTCGGCGACGGTCGCGCGACCCTCGAACTCCACGGCGGGGACCTGGATGCCGGCGCCCGCCGCCTCCTCGACGTCGTCGTCGCGCAGCTCGCCGCCGCCCTCGAACGCGCCGACCTGGCGGAGACCGCCGCCGAAGCGGGGGCGCTGGCCGAGACGGACCAGGTCCGCAGCGCCCTGCTCTCGGCCGTGAGCCACGATCTGCGTCGGCCCCTGGCATCCGCCGTCGCCGCTCTCGGGGGGCTGCGCGCAGCCGGCGACCACCTGTCGGAGGACGACCGTCGCGAACTCATCGAGACCGCCGACGAGAGCCTCGCCACGCTGTCGGTGCTCGTCACCGACCTGCTCGACGTCAGTCGCGTGCAGGCCGGCGTGCTCGCGGTGTCGCTCGCGCCGGTGGATGCCGCCGACGTCGTGATCGCCGCCCTCGACGAGCTCGACCTGGGCCCCGACGAGGTCGAGCTCGCCCTCGATCCGGACCTCCCGTCGCTGCGCGCCGACGCGGTGCTGCTGCAGCGCGTACTCGTCAACGTCCTCGCCAACGCCCAGCGGTACACGCCCGAGGGCGTGCGCGTGCGCATCGCGACGAGCCGTCTCGGCGGCATCGCGGAGATCCGCGTGATCGACCACGGGCCGGGCATCGCCGTCGAACGCCGCGACGACATGTTCTCGCCGTTCCAGCGCCTCGGCGACACCGACAACACCGCCGGCCTCGGCCTCGGTCTCGCCCTCTCGCGCGGCTTCGCCGAGGGGATGGGCGGCACCCTCGTCCCCGAAGACACCCCGGGCGGCGGCCTGACAATGGTGGTGACGCTGCCCGTCGCCGAGGGCGGCGCCGAGGCCGTGGCATCCGGAATCCGAGAGGACGCACCGTGA
- a CDS encoding response regulator, producing the protein MKVLIADDDPQLVRALRITLAAHGYDVVAAADGAAAITLAAGSHPDIVLLDLGMPHLDGVQVIQALRGWTSVPIIVVSGRTGSADKVDALDAGADDYVTKPFQIDELLARLRVHARRSAPASGEAVVRFGSVEVDLAAKAVLRDGTRVHLTPTEWRMLEFLARNPGSLVTRQTLLKEIWASEQVADSGYLRLYMSQLRKKLEADPSNPVHLLTEQGMGYRLVV; encoded by the coding sequence GTGAAGGTACTGATCGCCGACGACGATCCGCAGCTCGTGCGCGCGCTGCGGATCACGCTCGCCGCCCACGGCTACGACGTCGTGGCGGCGGCCGACGGCGCCGCGGCGATCACGCTCGCCGCCGGGTCCCACCCCGACATCGTGCTGTTGGATCTCGGGATGCCGCACCTCGACGGCGTGCAGGTCATCCAGGCGCTGCGCGGGTGGACGAGCGTGCCGATCATCGTCGTCTCGGGGCGCACGGGCTCGGCCGACAAGGTCGACGCGCTCGACGCGGGGGCCGACGACTACGTGACCAAGCCGTTCCAGATCGACGAGCTGCTCGCGCGCCTCCGGGTGCACGCGCGCCGTTCGGCTCCGGCGAGCGGCGAGGCGGTGGTGCGCTTCGGCTCCGTCGAGGTCGACCTCGCCGCGAAGGCCGTGCTGCGCGACGGCACCCGCGTGCACCTCACGCCGACGGAGTGGCGGATGCTGGAGTTCCTCGCCCGCAACCCCGGCTCGCTCGTCACGCGCCAGACGCTGCTCAAGGAGATCTGGGCGAGCGAGCAGGTCGCCGACAGCGGCTACCTGCGGCTCTACATGTCGCAGCTGCGCAAGAAGCTCGAGGCCGATCCCTCGAACCCCGTGCACCTGCTCACGGAGCAGGGGATGGGGTACCGGCTGGTGGTGTGA
- the sufU gene encoding Fe-S cluster assembly sulfur transfer protein SufU yields MSGLESLYQELILDHAKNRRGFGLAEPGAHSATVHQRNPVCGDEITLRVDVEGDRVVSVTWEGAGCSISQASASMLVALLQEDGGDEGMPRADVEALIAAFREALRSRGKTPLDEETFADAAALSGVSKYTARVKCAMLAWVALEEGLRQA; encoded by the coding sequence ATGAGCGGGCTGGAGTCGCTGTACCAGGAGCTCATCCTCGACCACGCCAAGAACCGCCGCGGCTTCGGTCTGGCCGAGCCGGGCGCGCACAGCGCGACCGTTCACCAGCGCAACCCCGTCTGCGGTGACGAGATCACCCTCCGCGTCGACGTCGAGGGCGACCGCGTCGTCTCCGTCACGTGGGAGGGCGCCGGCTGCTCGATCTCGCAGGCGTCGGCCTCGATGCTCGTCGCGCTCCTGCAGGAGGACGGCGGAGACGAGGGGATGCCACGCGCCGACGTCGAGGCCCTGATCGCGGCATTCCGCGAGGCGCTGCGCTCGCGCGGCAAGACCCCGCTCGACGAGGAGACCTTCGCCGACGCCGCCGCGCTCTCCGGCGTCTCGAAGTACACCGCGCGCGTGAAGTGCGCGATGCTCGCCTGGGTCGCGCTCGAGGAAGGGCTGCGGCAGGCCTGA
- a CDS encoding iron chaperone: MGNGFSAEERAAMKQRAEELQAMKGLKGLAKLQKENEACLEAIEKLEGADRSIAERVHVIVLEEAPHLNPKTYYGFPAYAKDGKVVVFYQPASKFKTRYGTVSFDETAQLDDGPMWPVSFAVLDVTAEVEQRIRELVRRAAPAA, encoded by the coding sequence ATGGGCAACGGATTCAGCGCAGAAGAGCGCGCGGCGATGAAGCAGCGCGCCGAGGAGCTCCAGGCCATGAAGGGCTTGAAGGGCCTCGCGAAGCTCCAGAAGGAGAACGAGGCGTGCCTCGAGGCGATCGAGAAGCTCGAGGGAGCCGACCGCTCGATCGCGGAGCGCGTGCACGTGATCGTGCTCGAAGAGGCTCCGCACCTGAACCCGAAGACGTACTACGGCTTCCCGGCCTACGCGAAGGACGGCAAGGTCGTGGTGTTCTACCAGCCGGCCTCGAAGTTCAAGACGCGGTACGGAACGGTCAGCTTCGACGAGACCGCGCAGCTCGACGACGGCCCGATGTGGCCGGTGTCGTTCGCGGTGCTCGACGTCACGGCCGAGGTGGAGCAGAGGATCCGCGAGCTGGTGCGGCGGGCGGCGCCGGCGGCCTGA
- a CDS encoding aminotransferase class V-fold PLP-dependent enzyme encodes MTLPFDVDAVRADFPILETEVDGHPLVYLDSGATSQKPRAVLDAERDFLEHANSAVHRGAHTLAAEATELFEDARATVAEFVGAQPEQLVWTSGATAGLNLVAGSLGYAGRLREGDEIVVTEAEHHANLIPWQELAARTGARLRHIPVLEDGTLDMRAAADLIGERTRVVAFPHVSNVLGIVNPVAKLVTLARGVGALTVLDACQSAPHLALDLPASGVDLAVFSGHKVYGPYGIGALWGRDEVLESLPPFTTGGSMITTVTLEKAEYLPPPQRFEPGTQPVSQAVGLAAAVRWLGEHDLAAAHAHEATLEKRMREGLRSIPGVRLLGDTDAADRVALQAFAVEGVHAHDVGQFLDSRGVAARVGHHCAQPLHRRFGLTATVRASAAIHTTAAEIDTFLDAVSGVRGFFGVGA; translated from the coding sequence GTGACCCTCCCCTTCGACGTCGACGCCGTGCGCGCCGACTTCCCGATCCTCGAGACCGAGGTCGACGGCCATCCGCTCGTCTACCTCGACTCCGGCGCGACGAGCCAGAAGCCGCGCGCCGTGCTGGACGCCGAGCGCGACTTCCTCGAGCACGCGAACTCCGCCGTGCACCGCGGCGCGCACACCCTCGCCGCCGAGGCGACCGAGCTGTTCGAAGACGCCCGCGCCACCGTCGCCGAGTTCGTCGGGGCTCAGCCCGAGCAGCTGGTCTGGACGTCCGGTGCCACCGCCGGCCTCAACCTCGTGGCGGGTTCACTCGGGTACGCGGGGCGCCTCCGCGAGGGCGACGAGATCGTCGTCACCGAGGCCGAGCACCACGCGAACCTCATCCCGTGGCAGGAGCTCGCCGCCCGCACCGGCGCGCGCCTGAGGCACATCCCCGTTCTCGAGGACGGCACCCTCGACATGCGCGCCGCGGCCGACCTCATCGGCGAGCGCACGAGAGTCGTCGCCTTCCCGCACGTCTCGAACGTGCTCGGCATCGTGAACCCCGTCGCGAAGCTCGTGACCCTCGCCCGCGGCGTCGGCGCGCTGACCGTGCTCGACGCGTGCCAGTCGGCGCCGCACCTCGCGCTCGACCTCCCGGCATCCGGAGTCGATCTCGCCGTCTTCTCGGGGCACAAGGTCTACGGACCGTACGGCATCGGCGCCCTGTGGGGCCGCGACGAGGTGCTGGAGTCGCTGCCGCCGTTCACCACGGGCGGCTCCATGATCACCACCGTCACTCTCGAGAAGGCCGAGTACCTTCCGCCGCCGCAGCGCTTCGAGCCCGGCACGCAGCCGGTGTCGCAGGCCGTCGGCCTCGCCGCGGCGGTCCGGTGGCTCGGCGAGCACGACCTCGCCGCCGCACACGCGCACGAGGCGACCCTTGAGAAGCGCATGCGCGAGGGGCTTCGCTCGATTCCCGGCGTCCGCCTCCTCGGAGACACGGATGCCGCCGACCGCGTCGCCCTGCAGGCCTTCGCCGTCGAGGGTGTCCATGCGCACGACGTCGGGCAGTTCCTCGATTCCCGCGGTGTCGCCGCCCGCGTCGGCCACCACTGCGCGCAGCCCCTGCACCGGCGCTTCGGCCTCACCGCCACCGTGCGGGCGAGCGCCGCGATCCACACCACGGCGGCCGAGATCGACACGTTCCTCGACGCGGTGTCGGGCGTGCGCGGCTTCTTCGGGGTCGGCGCATGA